In Clostridia bacterium, the following are encoded in one genomic region:
- the lepA gene encoding translation elongation factor 4: MSNDRIRNFCIIAHIDHGKSTLADRILELTGAIDKRVMVEQILDKMDLERERGITIKLKPVRIDYSAPDGASYILNLIDTPGHVDFTYEVSRSLAACEGAVLVVDATQGVQAQTLANLYLALDSDLDIIPVVNKIDLPNADPEAVREEIMDLLGVDESDVILVSAKTGIGVQDVLDAVVKRIRPPAGASSDPLRALIFDSHFDAYRGVIAHVRLMEGSVSTGDRIRMMGGKGEFELTEIGVFRPEMQIRGRLLAGEVGYLAAQIKQISEASVGDTITSASNPASDPLPGYRPAVPMVYCGMYPVDTSAYGDLRDALEKLHLNDASIAFEPESSVALGFGFRCGFLGLLHMEIIQERLEREYGLELITTAPSVAYRVTTTVGETFLVDNPMNLPPENKVEMIEEPYVRATIFVPSEFIGQVMDLVVDRRGSVHNLDFMGPARVRASYDMPLSEILYDFFDKLKSRTRGYASLDYEFLDYRASNLVKLDVLVNGKPVDALSIIVHSQTAEKRGRTLVERLRKLIPRQLFDVPLQAAVGSRVIARETVKAVRKDVLAKCYGGDVSRKRKLLEKQKEGKRRMKQFGSVEIPQEAFMAVLGSDDDE; this comes from the coding sequence CCGACAGAATACTCGAACTCACCGGCGCGATCGACAAGCGTGTCATGGTGGAACAGATCCTCGACAAGATGGATCTTGAGCGAGAGCGTGGCATCACGATTAAGCTGAAGCCGGTGAGGATAGACTACTCCGCTCCAGATGGCGCGAGCTATATTCTCAATCTCATCGATACCCCTGGCCATGTGGACTTCACATATGAGGTGTCTCGCTCCCTTGCCGCGTGCGAAGGCGCGGTGCTCGTGGTTGACGCGACCCAGGGGGTGCAGGCTCAGACTCTGGCCAACCTATACCTAGCTCTCGATTCGGATCTTGACATCATCCCCGTGGTGAACAAGATCGACCTTCCCAATGCAGACCCTGAGGCGGTCAGGGAGGAGATCATGGACCTTCTCGGAGTCGATGAGTCAGACGTGATTCTGGTAAGCGCCAAGACAGGAATCGGTGTGCAGGATGTGCTTGACGCTGTGGTGAAACGGATCCGTCCTCCGGCCGGGGCCTCCAGCGATCCTCTCAGAGCGCTCATTTTCGATTCCCACTTCGACGCATACAGAGGCGTGATAGCGCACGTTAGGCTAATGGAGGGATCGGTGAGCACGGGCGACCGCATCCGCATGATGGGCGGGAAAGGCGAGTTCGAGCTGACTGAGATCGGGGTGTTCAGGCCTGAGATGCAGATCAGAGGAAGGCTCTTGGCTGGTGAGGTCGGGTACCTTGCAGCGCAGATAAAGCAGATCAGCGAGGCATCTGTGGGCGATACCATCACGTCTGCCTCCAACCCCGCCTCTGATCCGCTCCCAGGGTACAGGCCCGCTGTTCCCATGGTGTATTGCGGGATGTATCCGGTGGACACCTCGGCCTACGGCGATCTGCGGGACGCCCTGGAGAAGCTGCATCTCAACGATGCATCCATAGCGTTCGAGCCGGAATCCTCGGTGGCTCTCGGCTTCGGGTTCAGGTGCGGGTTCCTCGGGCTCCTTCACATGGAGATCATTCAGGAGAGGCTTGAGCGCGAGTATGGGCTTGAGCTGATCACGACTGCGCCATCGGTGGCGTACCGAGTGACCACCACGGTGGGAGAGACCTTCTTGGTGGACAACCCGATGAACCTTCCGCCTGAGAACAAAGTGGAGATGATTGAGGAACCGTACGTGCGCGCCACAATCTTTGTGCCGTCGGAGTTCATTGGACAGGTCATGGACCTGGTTGTCGACAGGAGAGGATCAGTCCACAACCTGGACTTCATGGGCCCGGCTAGAGTGCGGGCCAGTTACGACATGCCGCTCTCGGAGATCCTGTATGATTTCTTCGACAAGCTCAAGTCGAGGACCCGCGGATATGCATCGCTCGACTACGAATTCCTGGATTACCGAGCTTCAAACCTAGTCAAACTGGATGTTCTGGTGAACGGTAAGCCCGTAGATGCACTGTCGATAATCGTCCATTCACAGACTGCGGAGAAGCGCGGGAGGACCCTCGTTGAGAGACTTCGGAAGCTGATTCCGCGGCAGCTCTTCGATGTTCCGTTGCAGGCCGCTGTGGGTTCTCGCGTGATCGCACGTGAGACTGTGAAGGCAGTGCGCAAGGACGTGCTGGCGAAGTGTTATGGGGGCGACGTCTCCCGGAAGCGGAAAC